From the genome of Argentina anserina chromosome 4, drPotAnse1.1, whole genome shotgun sequence, one region includes:
- the LOC126790500 gene encoding protein CHLOROPLAST IMPORT APPARATUS 2 isoform X1, with translation MSSCFSGGGRTYAFELDIVKSPSTSTRTSQTSSPSSTLSESSNSALAISTRKPRTPRKRPNQTYNEAAALLSTAYPNIFSTKILTNPRKSAKPHDPFLDSSSSSELLLPFRLIDNSATFLLHNPILEKPSSRFEPKAINPFEKSCNSPGEFNSPVNFDSNPNSSMEICDDFDAESMLDEEIEEGIDSIMGSSTTSMNIDSVDDCSTTTSSDQMMMKSCYGYPMGLGFGGNFGFGFRGGVRPLRQVDDGVNWWSFPTVDVLEISPRFNKSRPSVPSTSPPKSAGKKKKKMEKLAVVESKLTPVKEKSQSPTKKEKEEEEEPESEQPGQLMLKLDYDDVLSAWSDKASPFPEELQGGGDGNDVSARLAQIDLFTDAGGLREASVLRYKEKRRTRLFSKKIRYQVRKVNADRRPRMKGRFVRRPNSSTNGQRDKRNE, from the exons ATGTCTTCGTGTTTTAGCGGTGGCGGAAGAACCTATGCATTTGAGCTTGACATAGTCAAATCCCCTTCTACTTCAACCCGGACATCCCAAACATCTTCACCTTCCTCCACCCTCTCGGAATCAAGCAATTCCGCCCTCGCAATCTCAACCCGAAAACCCCGAACCCCTCGGAAACGACCCAACCAGACTTACAATGAAGCCGCTGCATTACTCTCCACTGCTTACCCCAACATCTTCTCcaccaaaatcctcacaaatcctcGCAAATCCGCAAAACCCCACGACCCCTTCCTCGACTCCTCATCCTCTTCCGAACTGCTCCTCCCTTTTAGACTCATTGACAATTCCGCAACTTTCCTCCTCCACAACCCAATTCTCGAGAAGCCAAGCTCCCGATTCGAGCCCAAAGCCATCAATCCGTTCGAGAAGTCGTGCAATTCTCCCGGGGAATTCAACTCCCCGGTGAATTTCGACTCCAATCCCAACTCCTCCATGGAGATATGTGACGATTTCGACGCCGAGTCTATGCTGGATGAGGAGATTGAGGAGGGTATTGATAGCATCATGGGGAGTAGTACTACTAGTATGAACATAGATTCAGTCGATGATTGTTCTACTACTACTAGTAGTGACcaaatgatgatgaaatccTGCTATGGCTACCCAATGGGGTTGGGATTTGGCGGGAACTTCGGGTTCGGGTTCAGAGGAGGAGTGAGGCCATTGAGGCAAGTCGACGATGGCGTGAACTGGTGGAGCTTCCCCACCGTCGACGTTCTTGAAATCTCGCCCAGATTCAACAAATCTCGGCCGTCCGTTCCCTCAACGTCACCGCCTAAATCTGccgggaagaagaagaagaagatggagaaGCTGGCGGTGGTGGAGTCGAAGCTGACGCCAGTTAAGGAGAAGAGTCAGAGTCCGacgaagaaggagaaggaggaggaggaggagccgGAGTCGGAGCAACCTGGGCAGTTGATGCTGAAGCTGGACTACGATGACGTTTTGAGTGCTTGGTCGGATAAAGCATCGCCGTTCCCGGAGGAACTTCAGGGCGGCGGTGATGGGAACGATGTCTCT GCCAGGCTGGCACAAATTGATTTGTTCACAGACGCCGGTGGGTTGAGAGAGGCCAGCGTCCTCCGGTACAAGGAAAAGCGGCGTACGCGACTCTTTTCCAAGAAGATCAGGTACCAAGTCCGAAAAGTCAACGCCGATCGACGGCCAAGGATGAAG GGTAGATTTGTGAGAAGGCCAAACTCTAGCACAAATGGTCAAAGAGACAAAAGGAATGAATGA
- the LOC126790500 gene encoding protein CHLOROPLAST IMPORT APPARATUS 2 isoform X2 has translation MSSCFSGGGRTYAFELDIVKSPSTSTRTSQTSSPSSTLSESSNSALAISTRKPRTPRKRPNQTYNEAAALLSTAYPNIFSTKILTNPRKSAKPHDPFLDSSSSSELLLPFRLIDNSATFLLHNPILEKPSSRFEPKAINPFEKSCNSPGEFNSPVNFDSNPNSSMEICDDFDAESMLDEEIEEGIDSIMGSSTTSMNIDSVDDCSTTTSSDQMMMKSCYGYPMGLGFGGNFGFGFRGGVRPLRQVDDGVNWWSFPTVDVLEISPRFNKSRPSVPSTSPPKSAGKKKKKMEKLAVVESKLTPVKEKSQSPTKKEKEEEEEPESEQPGQLMLKLDYDDVLSAWSDKASPFPEELQGGGDGNDVSARLAQIDLFTDAGGLREASVLRYKEKRRTRLFSKKIRYQVRKVNADRRPRMKICEKAKL, from the exons ATGTCTTCGTGTTTTAGCGGTGGCGGAAGAACCTATGCATTTGAGCTTGACATAGTCAAATCCCCTTCTACTTCAACCCGGACATCCCAAACATCTTCACCTTCCTCCACCCTCTCGGAATCAAGCAATTCCGCCCTCGCAATCTCAACCCGAAAACCCCGAACCCCTCGGAAACGACCCAACCAGACTTACAATGAAGCCGCTGCATTACTCTCCACTGCTTACCCCAACATCTTCTCcaccaaaatcctcacaaatcctcGCAAATCCGCAAAACCCCACGACCCCTTCCTCGACTCCTCATCCTCTTCCGAACTGCTCCTCCCTTTTAGACTCATTGACAATTCCGCAACTTTCCTCCTCCACAACCCAATTCTCGAGAAGCCAAGCTCCCGATTCGAGCCCAAAGCCATCAATCCGTTCGAGAAGTCGTGCAATTCTCCCGGGGAATTCAACTCCCCGGTGAATTTCGACTCCAATCCCAACTCCTCCATGGAGATATGTGACGATTTCGACGCCGAGTCTATGCTGGATGAGGAGATTGAGGAGGGTATTGATAGCATCATGGGGAGTAGTACTACTAGTATGAACATAGATTCAGTCGATGATTGTTCTACTACTACTAGTAGTGACcaaatgatgatgaaatccTGCTATGGCTACCCAATGGGGTTGGGATTTGGCGGGAACTTCGGGTTCGGGTTCAGAGGAGGAGTGAGGCCATTGAGGCAAGTCGACGATGGCGTGAACTGGTGGAGCTTCCCCACCGTCGACGTTCTTGAAATCTCGCCCAGATTCAACAAATCTCGGCCGTCCGTTCCCTCAACGTCACCGCCTAAATCTGccgggaagaagaagaagaagatggagaaGCTGGCGGTGGTGGAGTCGAAGCTGACGCCAGTTAAGGAGAAGAGTCAGAGTCCGacgaagaaggagaaggaggaggaggaggagccgGAGTCGGAGCAACCTGGGCAGTTGATGCTGAAGCTGGACTACGATGACGTTTTGAGTGCTTGGTCGGATAAAGCATCGCCGTTCCCGGAGGAACTTCAGGGCGGCGGTGATGGGAACGATGTCTCT GCCAGGCTGGCACAAATTGATTTGTTCACAGACGCCGGTGGGTTGAGAGAGGCCAGCGTCCTCCGGTACAAGGAAAAGCGGCGTACGCGACTCTTTTCCAAGAAGATCAGGTACCAAGTCCGAAAAGTCAACGCCGATCGACGGCCAAGGATGAAG ATTTGTGAGAAGGCCAAACTCTAG